One region of Populus trichocarpa isolate Nisqually-1 chromosome 4, P.trichocarpa_v4.1, whole genome shotgun sequence genomic DNA includes:
- the LOC7494569 gene encoding uncharacterized protein At1g32220, chloroplastic gives MMKTIISRLLHSQSPPFLKPHCYRDSSLFAARIGRFLSTGSEKVDGSSKLEEAEREEFTPPREKLLVLGGNGFVGSHICIEALAHGLNVSSLSRSGKSSLHDPWANDIVWHQGDLLSPDSLGNALNGVTSVISCVGGFGSNSYMYDINGTANINAIRAASEQGVKRFVYISAADFGLVNYLLKGYFAGKRSTETELLDKFQHGGAILRPGFIHGTRRVGSVHLPLSIIGAPLEMVLRHAKPLTRLPLIGPLFIPPVNVTSVAKVAVRAAVDPAFPSGVVDVYGIRQYSQQNPA, from the exons ATGATGAAGACCATCATTTCACGCTTGCTACATTCACAGTCTCCACCATTTCTTAAACCCCA TTGTTACCGAGACAGTTCACTGTTTGCAGCTAGAATTGGAAGATTCTTGTCTACAGGCTCTGAGAAGGTTGATGGATCATCAAAACTTGAAGAAGCAGAGAGAGAGGAATTTACACCTCCAAGAGAAAAG CTACTTGTTTTAGGTGGAAATGGATTTGTTGGGTCACATATATGCATAGAAGCTCTAGCCCATGGTTTGAATGTATCCAGCTTGAGCAG GTCGGGAAAATCTTCTCTACATGATCCTTGGGCTAACGACATAGTCTGGCATCAAG GAGATCTGCTTTCACCTGATTCACTAGGGAATGCACTGAATGGAGTGACCTCTGTG ATCTCATGTGTTGGAGGTTTTGGCTCAAACTCTTACATGTATGACATCAATGGAACTGCAAATATAAATGCTATTAGAGCTGCCTCAGAACAAG GTGTCAAAAGATTTGTATATATCTCTGCTGCCGACTTTGGTCTGGTGAATTATTTACTAAAAGGATATTTTGCTGGAAAG AGATCAACAGAAACCGAACTACTGGATAAATTCCAGCATGGAG gTGCAATACTCAGGCCAGGTTTCATACATGGTACTCGCAGGGTTGGGAGTGTTCATTTACCTTTAAGTATCATCGGGGCTCCACTGGAGATG GTCCTCCGACATGCTAAACCACTGACCCGACTCCCACTCATTGGTCCTCTTTTTATACCGCCTGTAAACGTCACTTCAGTGGCAAAGGTTGCTGTAAGAGCTGCAGTTGATCCAGCATTCCCTTCTGGCGTTGTTGATGTATATGGTATACGACAATATAGCCAGCAAAACCCCGCTTAG
- the LOC7468363 gene encoding uncharacterized protein LOC7468363: MVTPQQPKRRVAFILIDGLGDVSLPRLGYKTPLQAANVPNLDAIASGGVNGLMDPVEVGLGCGSDTAHLSLLGYDPRVYYRGRGAFESMGAGLAMSSGDIAFKSNFATLDEKTGIVTSRRADRHFEEEGPILCAALDGMRLPSFPEYEVRVRYATEHRCGVVVKGPKLSGNISATDPLKDNRLLLQAEALDSTDEARHTAAVVNELSREISRILVSHPLNAKRAAEGKNIANVVLLRGCGIRIEVPSFQDKHGLWACMVAPTKIIAGLGLSLDIDILEAPGATGDYRTLLTSKATVIAKALSAPLTPSPNVFVPGEDEHKPGRPDGYDFGFLHIKAIDDAGHDKASILKVKALEAVDRTIGQLAKLLLQAESTGKFQYFICVTGDHSTPVEYGDHSFEPVPFSMCRLRDFVGAVGGESIIMETSLDPFPIPTVKAGEDLVEAEKVGKEGSSKQLKAFSGDSVCELSEIAAARGCLGRFPGGQMMGIIKAFLELNA; the protein is encoded by the exons ATGGTTACTCCTCAGCAGCCAAAGAGGAGAGTGGCATTTATCCTGATCGATGGACTGGGTGATGTGTCATTGCCGAGGCTTGGCTACAAGACTCCTTTGCAAGCAGCAAACGTGCCTAACTTAGATGCTATTGCATCTGGCGGAGTTAATGGCCTTATGGACCCTGTTGAAGTAGGCTTGGGTTGTGGAAGTGACACTGCTCACCTTTCCTTGTTAGGTTATGACCCAAGGGTTTACTATCGGGGTCGAGGAGCTTTTGAGTCCATGGGTGCTGGATTGGCAATGTCTTCTGGCGATATTGCATTCAAA TCAAATTTTGCAACGTTAGATGAGAAAACTGGAATAGTCACCAGTAGAAGGGCTGATAGGCATTTTGAAGAAGAAGGGCCTATTCTCTGTGCAGCTCTGGATGGAATGAGGTTGCCGTCTTTCCCAGAATATGAAGTCAGAGTCAG GTATGCAACAGAACATAGATGTGGAGTAGTGGTGAAAGGTCCAAAACTGAGTGGGAATATATCAGCAACAGATCCACTTAAGGACAACCGCTTACTTCTTCAAGCTGAAGCCTTAGATAGCACTGACGAGGCAAGACATACAGCTGCAGTTGTTAATGAGCTATCCAGGGAGATATCTCGTATTCTGGTTTCTCACCCACTAAATGCAAAACGAGCAGCAGAAGGTAAGAATATTGCCAATGTGGTCCTTTTACGAGGATGTGGCATTCGAATTGAG GTACCTTCTTTTCAGGATAAACATGGTTTGTGGGCATGCATGGTAGCTCCCACTAAAATTATTGCTGGTTTGGGATTATCACTAGATATTGATATTCTAGAAGCTCCTGGAGCAACCGGAGATTATCGAACGCTTTTGACTTCCAAAGCAACTGTCATAGCTAAGGCACTCTCAGCTCCATTGACGCCTTCTCCCAATGTATTTGTACCAGGGGAGGACGAGCACAAACCAGGACGACCAGATGGCTATGACTTTGGGTTTCTCCACATTAAG GCAATAGATGATGCAGGCCATGACAAGGCAAGCATTTTGAAAGTAAAAGCATTGGAAGCTGTAGATCGAACTATTGGCCAGCTGGCCAAGCTCCTCTTGCAAGCAGAATCAACCGGAAAGTTTCAGTATTTCATTTGTGTCACTGGAGATCACTCTACGCCGGTTGAATATGGAGACCATAGTTTTGAACCAGTTCCGTTTTCGATGTGCCGGTTGAGAGATTTTGTGGGTGCCGTGGGTGGAGAGTCCATCATCATGGAAACTTCCCTTGATCCATTTCCTATTCCTACTGTTAAGGCTGGTGAAGACCTTGTGGAAGCTGAGAAAGTGGGAAAGGAGGGAAGCAGCAAACAGCTTAAAGCTTTCAGCGGTGATTCAGTTTGTGAACTTAGTGAGATAGCGGCAGCAAGAGGATGCCTTGGACGGTTTCCAGGGGGACAAATGATGGGTATTATCAAGGCATTTCTCGAACTAAATGCATAA
- the LOC7468373 gene encoding proline dehydrogenase 2, mitochondrial, whose protein sequence is MAPKLLPPKQLQNLRFFITRSLHTSSSSSSSSISTSAAVSPLNLAEKPEPAFQKPLTAIQDHAKPSSILDFHDHQKLFSNLPTTKLLHASLNLYLASISPMVDFGMWVMNSRLMETDNILRAAMIKTVRHTFFEHFCAGEDVVEAGRCIKKVNESGLRGMLVFAVEYTGDNDACDQNLKGFLDTVQSAMSLPPSSVSSVVVKITAICPISLLERVSDLLRWQQRYPSFNLPWKQNSFPLFSDSSPLYHTLKKPEPLTPQEEHDLQLGQERLWKLCEKSVQANIPLTVDAEKTAIQPAIDYLTYSAAIKYNKDDNPIVYGTIQAYLKDAKERLLLATKAADKMRVPMGFKVVRGAYMSSESKLASALGYDSPIHNSIQETHACYNDCASFMLEKIANSSDAVILATHNVESGRLAATKALDLGIRKGNPKLEFAQLYGMSDALSFGLSNAGFLVSKYMPYGPVEKVIPYLLRRAEENRGLLSTSSIDKELMRKELKRRLKAAIF, encoded by the exons ATGGCCCCAAAACTTCTGCCACCAAAACAACTCCAAAACCTCCGTTTCTTTATCACAAGGTCTCTccacacctcctcctcctcgtcCTCGTCCTCTATATCCACCTCCGCCGCAGTCTCCCCTCTAAACTTGGCTGAAAAACCTGAACCCGCTTTTCAAAAACCACTCACCGCCATTCAAGATCATGCAAAACCATCATCTATCCTAGACTTTCATGACCACCAAAAACTTTTCTCAAATTTGCCAACCACCAAACTCTTGCATGCATCTTTAAATCTTTACCTGGCTTCTATAAGTCCTATGGTTGATTTTGGGATGTGGGTTATGAACTCTAGGCTTATGGAGACAGATAATATTTTACGTGCTGCTATGATAAAGACCGTAAGGCATACGTTCTTTGAACATTTTTGTGCTGGAGAAGATGTTGTTGAGGCAGGAAGGTGTATTAAGAAAGTTAATGAATCTGGTTTAAGAGGGATGTTGGTTTTCGCTGTTGAATATACAGGTGATAATGATGCTTGTGATCAGAATTTGAAAGGGTTTCTTGATACTGTTCAATCTGCCATGTCTCTTCCTCCATCTTCT GTGAGCAGTGTGGTGGTAAAGATCACAGCAATTTGCCCCATAAGCTTGTTAGAGAGAGTTAGTGATTTGTTAAGGTGGCAACAGAGATATCCTTCTTTCAACCTTCCATGGAAACAGAACAGTTTTCCACTTTTTTCTGATTCAAGCCCCTTGTATCATACTCTTAAAAAACCAGAACCATTAACCCCACAAGAAGAGCACGATCTCCAATTAGGCCAGGAGAGATTGTGGAAACTATGTGAAAAAAGTGTCCAGGCCAATATCCCATTAACGGTGGATGCAGAGAAAACAGCTATTCAACCTGCCATTGATTACTTGACATATTCGGCAGCGATCAAGTACAACAAAGATGATAATCCCATTGTGTATGGCACGATTCAAGCCTACTTGAAAGATGCAAAAGAGAGATTGTTACTTGCAACTAAAGCTGCTGACAAAATGAGAGTCCCAATGGGGTTTAAGGTAGTGAGGGGTGCTTACATGTCTAGTGAAAGTAAATTAGCCTCTGCATTAGGTTATGATTCTCCCATTCACAATAGTATTCAAGAGACACATGCTTGCTACAATGATTGTGCTTCGTTCATGCTTGAAAAGATCGCTAATAGCTCGGATGCAGTCATTCTTGCAACACATAATGTTGAATCAG GGAGATTGGCAGCAACGAAGGCACTAGACCTGGGGATTAGAAAGGGGAATCCAAAGCTTGAGTTTGCACAGCTATATGGAATGTCAGATGCACTTTCATTTGGTTTAAGCAATGCAGGTTTTCTAGTTAGCAAGTACATGCCATATGGACCTGTTGAGAAGGTTATCCCTTACCTTCTAAGGAGGGCTGAAGAGAATAGGGGACTATTATCTACTTCAAGCATTGACAAGGAACTTATGAG gaaggagttgaagagaagaCTTAAAGCTGCAATCTTCTGA
- the LOC7494566 gene encoding uncharacterized protein LOC7494566, which translates to MYVTRPLSLYRNFPSALSREPPEGPHTGYLVITDEEAEAQETYCWGIRKSRRVKKLPFPQDKILSVVHSSDHEETIVKKAWFIPVLDQPLSSNCYYVIKAKGSHKGQACTCSREMDMGLWCFKSVINDIKPKPFDYRNIYQQFKIHRHHGKSFFSKSLAPDGFPPRFLRKKGWEVRSSRSYKFQLSEALGLDVPLRSQLPSFDFPLSTKSSSRVTVGRWYCPFVLVREEPRIREQMKRTMLYSMTLEQYWKEIYSCENANNEAESTIMVSVNVQREMDLVFGMEATRDGGVSHGGVIWYRVVSRNSSGRGFKVGVSAATVEKMKWVQEAGGWIDGGDVNETVERAVEIRSENGWRKFGCYALVESFVLRRMDGSLVLRCDFRHTHKIKSKWE; encoded by the exons ATGTATGTGACGAGGCCACTTTCCTTGTACAGGAATTTCCCGAGTGCTCTTTCAAGAGAGCCACCTGAAGGTCCACACACCGGTTACCTGGTAATTACTGATGAAGAAGCAGAAGCACAGGAGACGTATTGTTGGGGTATTCGTAAGAGCAGGAGAGTTAAAAAGCTCCCATTCCCTCAAGACAAGATACTATCTGTAGTTCACTCGTCTGATCATGAAGAAACTATAGTTAAGAAGGCTTGGTTTATCCCAGTTCTTGATCAGCCTCTGTCCTCTAATTGCTAttatgttatcaaggctaaggGCTCACACAAAGG GCAAGCTTGCACATGTTCAAGGGAGATGGACATGGGTTTATGGTGCTTCAAGAGTGTCATAAATGACATAAAACCGAAGCCATTTGATTACAGAAACATATACCAGCAATTCAAGATTCATAGACATCATGGAAAGAGTTTCTTCTCTAAGTCTCTTGCTCCAGATGGTTTTCCTCCAagatttctaagaaaaaaggGTTGGGAAGTTAGAAGCTCAAGGTCTTACAAATTTCAACTAAGTGAAGCTTTAGGTCTTGATGTCCCTCTCCGATCACAACTCCCAAGCTTCGACTTTCCATTGTCTACCAAGAGTTCCTCTCGTGTGACTGTCGGAAGATGGTACTGCCCTTTTGTGCTTGTTAGAGAAGAACCTAGAATAAGGGAGCAAATGAAGAGAACAATGTTATACAGCATGACTCTTGAGCAATATTGGAAGGAGATATATTCATGTGAGAATGCCAACAATGAAGCAGAAAGTACTATAATGGTGAGTGTAAATGTGCAAAGAGAAATGGATTTAGTCTTTGGCATGGAAGCAACAAGGGATGGTGGAGTAAGTCATGGTGGGGTTATATGGTATAGAGTTGTAAGCAGAAATAGCAGCGGGAGAGGGTTTAAGGTGGGTGTAAGTGCTGCAACTgttgaaaaaatgaaatgggTGCAAGAGGCAGGAGGATGGATTGATGGGGGAGATGTAAATGAGACGGTGGAGAGAGCGGTGGAGATCAGAAGTGAAAATGGGTGGAGAAAGTTTGGCTGCTATGCGTTGGTGGAGAGTTTTGTGCTGAGAAGGATGGATGGAAGCTTGGTGCTGAGATGTGACTTCAGACACACGCATAAAATCAAGAGCAAATGGGAATAA
- the LOC112327156 gene encoding stress-induced protein KIN2-like, whose product MDFHSTSFQAGQAKGQAQEKTSQFMDKASNAAQSAMESCQETGQQIKAKAQGAAETVKSKVSANK is encoded by the exons aTGGATTTTCACAGCACTAGTTTCCAAGCTGGCCAAGCCAAGGGCCAAGCTCAG GAAAAGACCAGCCAGTTTATGGACAAAGCTTCCAATGCTGCCCAGTCTGCCATGGAATCATGCCAAGAG ACTGGTCAGCAAATAAAGGCTAAAGCACAAGGAGCTGCTGAAACTGTTAAGAGCAAAGTTAGTGCAAACAAATGA